The Fusobacterium sp. FSA-380-WT-3A region ATTAGATTATGCTGTATTAGATATTGGAGGAATTGGTTATAAAATTTTTATTTCTCTTAGAACTTATGAAAAAGTAAATATTAATTCTGAAGCTAAATTTTTTATTTTTAATTATATTAAAGAAGATGAATATAAACTTATTGGTTTTTTAGAAGAAAGAGAAAGAAACCTTTTTGAAATGTTACTTTCTGTGAAAGGTATAGGAATGTCTTTAGCTTTATCTATAATGTCATCTTTTGATTGTGAAACAATTCGTACATTAATTTTAGAAGGGGATTATGTAACTTTAAAAAATGTTCCTAAACTAGGAGAAAAAAAAGCTCAACAAATAATTTTAGATTTAAAATCTAAAATTAAAAAAATGGATTTTGTTTCTATTGAACAAGCATTAAATATAAATGTTAATTATGAAATTGAAGATGAATTAATAATGGCTTTAGAAGGATTAGGATATAATAAAAAAGATATAAATAAAATTATAGATAAAAATAAAATAAAATCATATAAAAATATTCAAGAAGCTATAAAAGATACTTTAAAAAATCTTCAAATAAAATAAAAAGGAATTCCTTAAACTAGATAGAATATTAGTATAAATAACTCAAGTTACAATATCAATGTCACATAAAAAGGAGTATATATATGAGAAAAATATTTATATTGGATACTAATATTTTAATTCATGACCCTAATTCAATTTATAATTTTAGAGGTAATGATGTTTTTTTACCAATTGAAGTTATTGAAGAAATAGATAAACTAAAAGGAAAACAAGATACTGGAATAAATGCCAGAATGGCTTCTAGAGTTATTGAAGAAATTAGAAAAAAAGGGAACTTATCTAAAGGAGTTGAACTTCCAGAGGAAATTTTCTTTAAAGTCATTGTTGAAAGTGGAAAAGATTCTATACCTGAAGGTTTAAAAAAAGATTCTACTGATAATAGTGTTCTTGGAATGACTATAAAAATAAAAAATAAATTTCCTGATAGAAAAGTAATTTTAGTAACAAAAGATATAAACCTTAGAATAAAAGCTGATGCTATTGGTATTGAAGTAGAAGACTATTCAACTGATAGAGTTGTTTATGATGAACTTGATAAGGGATACTTAGAAATAGAAATTTCTAAAACTTTATTTGATAAATATGATAAAAGTGGAAAAATTGACATTTCTGAGTTAAATCTTGATTTTGAACCATCTCCAAACTTTTTCTTTATCATGAAAGCTGGACAAGAAAAAACTACAGGTAGAGTTTTTGGAGATAAAGTCAAAAAATTTGTTAATGGGGATATTTGTGCTTGGGGAGCTAGAGCGAGAAATGATGAACAAAAATTTGCTATGGATTTATTAATGGATGATGATATAAAAGCTGTTACTTTAGTAGGAAAAGCTGGTACTGGAAAAACATTACTTGCTATAGCTGCTGGTCTTGAACAAGTTGTTGAAAGAAAAAAATATTCTAAATTATATATTGCTAGACCTATAATTCCTATGGGAAAAGATTTAGGATATTTACCTGGTAACGAAAAAGAAAAATTAAGACCTTGGATGCAACCAATTTTTGATAATATAGAACTTCTAAGTGATTTTAAAGGAGATAAAACAGGAGAAAAGGTTATAACAGGTCTTGAAACTATGGGCCTTTTAAAAGTTGAAGCTCTTACATATATAAGAGGAAGAAGCATTCCTAATGGTTTCATCATAATTGATGAAGCACAAAATTTAACTCCTTTAGAAATAAAAACTATTATAACAAGAGCTGGGGAAAATACAAAAATTGTATTTACAGGAGACCCTTACCAAATAGATAGTCCTTATCTTGATACTAATACAAATGGACTTACTTATATGGCTGAGAAATTAAAAGATGAAAAAATAGTTGGACATATTACTTTGGTTAAAGGAGAACGTTCTCCTTTAGCAGAAATTTCTGCAAAATTATTATAATTTATTTTACAAGGAAGATTATTCTTCCTTGTTTTTTATCAACTATTTTCTAACTTCTATAAAATTTTCTTTGTATTTTTTCTCATTTTATATTATAATATTCAATAGAATATTATTAGAATTCTTTGCTTTTTGAAAAAAGAATTTTTTATGGAGGAAAAATGGAAAGTATATTAACTATTTTACTATTTATATTTGCCTTGGCGTTAATAATCCTTGTTCTTATCCAACCTGATAGGAGTCGTGGAATGTCTGGTAGTATGGGAATGGGAAGTGCTAATACAGTATTTGGTCTTTCTAAAGATGGTGGTCCTTTAGCTAAAGCTACAAAAATAATTGCAACTTTATTTATTATAATAGCATTATTATTATACCTATACTCAGCAAAATAAAACAATTTAAGATGTGTTCATTACAACACATCTTTTTATTATTTTAAGGAGGATAAATGGAAACTCCAACTCTTTTTCAAAATAATTATCAAGATATAAAGCCACTTGCTTTAAAGTTGAGACCTAAAACTCTAGAAGAATTTATAGGACAAGAAGAATTACTTGGAGAAGGAAAACTTTTAAATAAAATAATAAGAACTGGAAAAATTAGCAATATGATTTTATATGGTCCTCCAGGTTGTGGAAAAAGTTCTCTTGGAGAGATAATTTCTAATGAACTTAATTGTAATATAGAAAACTTAAATGCTACTACAGCTTCTCTAAATGATTTAAGAGAGATTGTTGAAAAAGCAAAAAAATCTATAGAACTTTATAACAAAAAAACAGTTTTATTTCTTGATGAAATTCATAGATTTAATAAAATGCAACAGGATGCTTTATTATCTTATACAGAGTCAGGAATATTAATTCTTATTGGAGCCACTACTGAAAATCCCTATCATAATCTTAATAATGCCCTTTTATCAAGATGTCTCATTTTTGAATTTAAATCTCTTGAAAGAAAAGATATAGAAAAAATTTTAATAAAAGGGGAAAAATATTATAATAAAATTTTACCAAATAATATAAAAAATATTATTTTAGATATTTCACAGGGAGATTGTAGAATAGCTTTAAATTATTTGGAATTATTTTTTAATAATTCTGAAAATGAAAATTTTGAAGATATAGAAAAACTTTTTTCTAAACGCAAAGTTTCTTATCATAAAGAAGAAGATAAATATAATATTATCTCTGCTATGATAAAAAGTATTAGAGGAAGTGATCCTGATTCAGCTGTCTATTGGATGGGTAGACTTTTATATGGTGGTGAAGACCCTAGATATATAGCTAGAAGGCTTGTCATTTCAGCCAGTGAAGATATTGGAATGGCTAATCCAGAAGCTTTAGTTATAGCTACATCAGCCTATACAGCTAGTGAAAAAATAGGAATGCCTGAAATTAGAATAATTTTAGCTCATGCTGTTATTTATTTAGCTATTTCAAGTAAAAGTAATTCATGTTATAATAGTATTAATGAAGTTTTAGAAGATATTAAAAATGGAGATATGCAAGAAATTCCTCTTCATATTTCTGATAGAGCTATCGGATATAAATATCCTCATGATTATGATGGAAATTTTGTTAAACAAAATTATAGAAAAAATACAAGTAAAAAATATTATAAACCTGGAAATAATAAATTTGAAATTCAAATTAAAGATAAATTAGATAGACTTTGGAAAAAATAAAAATTAAAATAAACTGGAGGAGATTTAATGAAATTAATTAAAGCAGTAAGAGGAACTAAAGATATTATTGAAGAAACAGCTGCAAAATATTCTTATATTCACAGGATTGCTGAAGATTTATTTTCTGCATATGGATACTCTTATATAAAAACTCCTATTTTTGAGGAAACAGACCTTTTTAAAAGAGGAATAGGAGAAGCTACAGATGTAGTAGAAAAAGAGATGTATACTTTTCTTGATAGAGGAGAAAGAAGTATTACTTTAAGACCTGAAGGAACTGCCTCTGTTGTAAGAGCTTATTTAGAAAATAAAATTTATGCAAAAGAAGATATTTCAAAATTTTTCTATATGGGGTCTATGTTTAGATATGAAAGACCTCAAGCTGGAAGACAAAGAGAATTTAATCAAGTTGGTGTTGAAGTTTTAGGTGAGGCTTCTCCTATTCTTGATGCTGAAGTTATAGCTATGAGCTATCACTTACTTGAAAAATTAGGAATAACTGACCTTGAAGTTAATATTAACTCTGTTGGTGAAAATGAATCTCGTCAAAAATATAGACAAGCTTTATTAAACTATTTAGAGCCTGTTAAAGAACATTTATGTGAAGATTGTAAAAGAAGACTAGAAACAAATCCTCTAAGAGTATTAGATTGTAAAGTAGAAACTTGTAAAAAATATACTGAAAATACTCCTAGTATAATAGATTCTTTATCTGAAGCTGAAAGAAATCATTATGAAACTGTGAAAAAATATTTAACTTTATTTGGTATTCCGTTTGTTGAAAATCCAAAATTAGTTAGAGGATTAGATTATTATTCAAGTACAGTATTTGAAATAGTAACTAACAAACTTGGAGCTCAAGGAACTGTCCTTGGAGGTGGAAGATATGATAATCTTCTAAAACAATTAGGTGATAGAGAAACTCCAGCTTTTGGATTTGCTGCAGGAATTGAAAGAATTATGATGCTTATGGATACTATTCCTTCTAAAGAAACTGATATATATGTAGCTTGGCTTGGTGAAAACACTTGTGATTTTGCTATGAAATTAACTAGTATTTTAAGAAAAGAAGGACTAAAAGTAGCTATTGATTTTAACTCTAAAGGTATGAAAAGTCATATGAAAAAAGCTGATAAATTAAATGTCAATTATACAATAATTATTGGTGAAGATGAGATGGCTAAAAATATCATAGTTTTAAAAGATTTTAATGCTAGAACTCAAGAAGAATTAACAATTGAAGAATTAATAAAAAAATTAAAAAAATAAATTCTTAAAGGAGACTTAAAATGATATATAGAAATCATAACTTAGGTGAACTAAGGAAAAATAATATCGGTGAAAAAGTTATTTTATCTGGTTGGGTTGCTACTAAAAGAGACCTTGGAGGGCTTACTTTTGTAGACCTAAGAGATAGAGAAGGAATAACTCAAATTATTTTTGATACTGATGTGGCTAGTCAAGAAGTTGTTGATAAAGCTCAAAAATTAAAAACAGAATCTGTTATTAGAATAGAAGGAGAAGTAAGAGAAAGATATAGTAAAAATCCTAATATCCCTACTGGAGAAATAGAAGTATTTGCTACTTCTATTGATGTATTAAACTCTTGTGATACTTTACCTTTCCAAATGACAGATGAAGGATTAAGTGAAAATATCAGACTTAAATATAGATATCTAGATTTAAGAAGAGAACAAATGATAAATAATTTGAAAAAAAGACATAGAATGATTATGTCTATTAGAAATTATATGGATGAAAAAGGATTTTTAGATGTAGATACTCCTTTATTAACAAAATCTACTCCTGAAGGAGCTAGAGACTTCTTAGTTCCTAGTAGAACTAATGGAGGACAATTCTATGCTTTACCTCAATCACCTCAATTATTTAAACAACTTTTAATGATAGCTGGTGTTGAAAAATATTTCCAAATTGCTAAATGTTTTAGAGATGAGGATTTAAGAGCTGACAGACAACCTGAATTTACTCAACTTGACATTGAAATGTCTTTTGTTGAACTAGAAGATGTTATTACTGAAATTGAAGGATTAGCAAAAAGAGTATTTAAACAAGTAACAGGACAAGAAGCAAATTATGATTTCCCAAGAATGGAATGGAAAGATGCTATGGACAGATTTGGTTCTGATAAACCAGATACTAGGTTTGGAGTAGAATTAAAAGATATTTCTGAAATTGTTGCTAACTGTGGGTTTAAAGCATTTAGTTCTACAATAGCCGATGGAGGAATTGTTAAAGCTATTGTAGCTCCTCAAGTAGCTGATAAATTTTCAAGAAAAATTCTTGATGATTATCAAGAATATGTAAAAAGATATTTTGGAGCTAAAGGATTAGCTTACATAAAACTTACTAAAGATGGAATTAATTCTCCAATAGCTAAATTTTTAACTGAAGAAGAAATAAAAGCTATAATTGAAAAAGTTGAAGCTAATGAAGGAGATGTAATCTTAATTGTAGCTGACAAAGTAAAAGTAGTTCATGCTGCTTTAGGAGCTTTAAGATTAAGAATAGGAAAAGAATTAAATCTTTATGATAAAAATGAATTTAAGTTTTTATGGGTTGTTCACTTCCCTATGTTTGAATATGATGAAGAAGAGCAAAGATACAAAGCTGAACACCATCCATTTACATCTATAATGGAAGAAGATATGCCAAGATTCTTTGAAGGAGATATGGATATAAGAACTAATACTTATGATTTAGTTCTAAATGGAAATGAAATTGGTGGTGGAAGCATTAGAATTCATAATCCTCAAGTTCAAGAAAAAGTTTTTGAAAAATTAGGACTTACTCAAGAACAAGCTCGTGAAAAATTTGGATTCTTTATTGACGCATTTAAATATGGAGCACCACCTCATGGAGGACTAGCTTTTGGAATAGATAGATGGTTAATGGTAATGTTAGGAGAAAACTCTATAAGAGATGTTATTCCTTTCCCTAAAACAAATAAAGGTCAATGTTTAATGACTGAAGCTCCAAATATTGTTGAGAAAGAACAATTAGATGAATTATTTATAGTTTCTACTTTTAAAAAGGAAAAATAAATTGTATATTTTCCAATAATTTACAACTAATTTCAATTTTAAAAATTTATTTTTGAAAAGTTAATATTGCATTTATAATTAAAATATGATATAATTCAATCAAAGAATAGAAAATTTCTGGTCTACGCGTTATTCTCTAATGTTTTGGGCCTATGGTCGCTACTGGGGTTGTCCCTGTTAGAAGTAAATCAGATAAGTCACGAAAACCCTTGTTTTACGGACCCTGTATGCGTCTAGCAAATAACTACCACTTGTTTTTATGGCGACCAAAACAGAGGAGGAGACGGTAGATCGGTGTTCATTCTGGTTGAGGACTTAGTCCTCTTTTTTATTTATTAAATTATTTTATGGAGAAGCCTATGTTAAGAATAGAAAAGTATATAGAAGAAATTTTAAAAAATGCTATAGAAAAAGCATTTCCTAACAAAGAGTTAAAGCCAATAGAAATTACAATAGCAACTAATGAAAAATTTGGAGATTTCCAAAGTAATTTTGCTATGATGAATTCTAAAATTATTGGTGGAAATCCTAGAAAAATAGCTGAAAATTTAGTTAATAATATTCCTGAAAATAATATTATTGAAAAATTAGAAATAGCTGGTCCTGGATTTATAAATATATTTTTAAAAAATTCTTATGTATCTGAATATGTAAGAAAAATGACAACTGAAAAATATCAGTTTGCAGAGTTAAACACAGATGGTGATATAATCATAGATTATTCTTCACCTAATATAGCTAAAAGAATGCATATTGGTCATTTAAGATCAACTATTATAGGAGATTCTGTTAAAAGATTATGTAATTTTTTAGGATATCATACTGTTGCTGATAATCATATAGGAGATTGGGGAACTCAATTTGGAAAACTTATAGTTGGTTATCACAAATGGTTAGATAAAGATGCTTATCAAAAAAATCCTATTGAAGAACTTGAAAGAGTTTATGTAGAATTTACAAAAGAAAGTGAAAAAAATCCAGAACTTGAAGATATTGCAAGAGAAGAACTAAAAAAACTTCAAGATGGTGATGAAGAAAACTATAAACTTTGGCAAGAATTTATAAAAGTTTCTCTTGAAGAATATAATAAATTATATAAAAGAATGGATGTTCATTTTGATACTTACTATGGAGAATCTTTCTATCATCCAATTATGCCAAAAGTTATTGATGAGTTAGTTGAAAAAGGATTAGCTGTAGAAGATCAAGGAGCAAAAGTTGTTTTCTTTGATGAAAAAGAAAATCTTCATCCTTGTATAGTTCAAAAGAAAGATGGAGCTTTTCTTTACTCTACATCTGATATAGCTACTATAAAATTCAGAAAAGAGAATTATAATGTTAATAAAATAATTTATTTAACTGATGAAAGACAACAAGATCATTTTAAACAATTCTTTAAAATAACTGAAATGTTAGGTTGGGATATAGAAAAAGTCCATATTTGGTTTGGAATTATGAGATTTGCTGATGGTGTATTTTCTACAAGAAAAGGAAATGTCATAAGATTAGAACAACTTCTTGATGAAGGAAAGAAAAAAGCCTTGGAAATTATTGAGGAAAAAAATCCATCACTTTCTAATGAAGAAAAGGATAATATAGCTGAAATAGTTGGAATTGGAGCTATTAAATATGCTGACCTTTCTCAAAATAGACAAAGTCCTATTATATTTGAATGGGATAAAATTTTAAGTTTTGAAGGAAATACAGCTCCTTATTTACAATACTCTTATGCAAGAATTCAATCTATACTTAGAAAAGCAGGAGAACTTGGTAAAGCTTTAGATGAAAATAAAGAAATTCAAATTATTGATAAAAACGAAAGAGTTCTTTCGACATATTTAACTTTATTCCCTACAATGGCTTTAAAAGCTGGAGAAGCATACAAACCAAATCTTCTGACTGATTATTTATTTGAACTTGCTAAAAAATTTAATACTTTCTATAATTCATGTCCTATTTTAAATCAAGAAGATAATATTCTTTATTCAAGATTACTTCTTATAGATAGAGTTGCAAAAACTTTAAAAGAAGGACTTAACTTATTAGGTATTAAAACAGTAAATAGAATGTAAAATAATCTTAATAAAAAAGCTGAGAAAAATTCTCAGCTTTTTTTATATCCATTTTGCTCTCCATGTATATAAAGTCATTAATATAAGTCCTATTGTCCAAGTAATAGGATACAAAATTAATATATTATTTATTGTATTATCTAATGGTAAAATAAAATTAATCCAAAAGATTCTAAAGATACACATTGAAAAAAGTAAAATTAACATAGGTGGCATAGTTTTTCCAACACCTCTTACTGTTCCTGCTAATGAATGTAACATTGAAAGTATAAAATAAAATGGGCAAAAATATTTCATGGCCGAAATTCCTGCCTGTATTATTTTTTCATCATTTGTAAAAAGTTCTACAAGAGGGCGAGAAAATGTAAGAAGTAAAATTCCTATTATAATAGAATAAATAATACCCATTCCAAGAGTTATCCACATTCCTTTTTTTACCCTATCTTTTCTTCTACCACCATAATTTTGTCCTGTAAAAGTTGTACTAGCCATACTTAAACTTAAAATAGGTAAAACATTAAATCCGTCTATTTTTAAATATATTCCAAATCCTGCTATAATACTTGGACCAAATACATTTATACTACTTTGAATTAAAACATTTGAAAATGAAATTACTGTACTTTGTATTCCTGTCGGAAAACCTACTCTAATCATATTCAAAGCTATTTTTTTATTTATCTTTAGTTTATTTAAATATACTTTATAAGTATCATTTACTTTTAATAAAAATATTAAAGCTAAAACACAAGAAATAAATTGACTAATATTGGTAGCTATTGCAACTCCTTTTATTCCCATGTTAAGTCCTCTGACAAATAATAAATCTAAAAATATATTAGTTACTGAAGCTACTCCTAAATAAAGTAAAGACCTTTTTGAATTTCCAGCAGCATTTAATATTCCTGCTTCCATATTGTAAACTATACTAAAAACTAATCCTAAAGAAAATAATCTCAAATAAACAACTGAATCTTTAAATATTTCATCTGGAGTTTTCATCCATTTTAAAATTTGAGGAGTAAAAATAAATCCCACTATTGATAAAATTATTCCCAATATAATTGATATCATTATAGCTGTGTGTACAGATAAATTTATTCTTTTATTATTTTTAGCTCCTATTGCTTGAGATATAATTACTCCTGCTCCTACAGCTATCCCTTGACTAAATCCTATTAATAAATTAATTATAATTGTACTTGAACCTACTGCTGCTAAAGCATTACTTCCTACATAATTCCCTACTATAATTGAGTCAACTGTATTATAAGTTTGTTGTAATAAATTTCCTAAAATTAAAGGAATTGAAAATAATAAAAGTATTTTTACAATACTTCCTTCTGTCATATTCAATGTTTTTTTCCCTTTTTCAACACTTTCTATTTCTTCTACCACTTTAATCTCCTCTTGTTTCTATTTTATAACATTTGTCCATTAAAAAAATAAAAATAAATTATCCCTATAAATGTCAAGATAAAAAAAATTTTTAACATTAGTTTTGTAACTTTCCAAAAAATCCATAAGCAAATTAAAGCTCCTAAACATAATAAAATACTATCCATTTTTTCTCCTTTAACAGTTTTCTTATACTAAAAGATTATACCACATTATCCAAAAAAATATTAATTAAAAATTGTTTTTCTTGATTTATAATTTTTAAAATCGTATAATATTATTAAAAACTTTACTTTAAAAAGGAGAAGATTTCTATGGAAATAATATCATCTAGAGATAATATTGAAACTAAATATAAATGGAATTTAACAGATATTTATAAAAATTGGGATGAATGGGATAATGATTTAAATATTTTAACTAATTCAATGAAAGAAATACCAACTTTTGAAAATAATATTACTACAAATTCTAAAAAATTTATAGAACTTTTAGAACTAGAAGAAAAAATAAGCAGACTTATTGATAAACTTTATCTTTATCCTTATATGCTTAGAGATTTGAATTCAAAAGATATTATAGCAGCTGAAAAAATGCAAACTATAGAACATATTTATGCTGAATATAGCATATCTTCATCTTGGATTACTCCTAAAATATTAGAAATTCCTAAAGAAATTATGGATAAATGGATTGAAGAAAATAAAGAACTACACAATCATAAGTTTAACTTAAATGAACTTTATAGATTGAAACAACATGTATTAGATAAAGATAAAGAAAAACTTTTATCATATTTTTCTCAATATATGGGAAGTATAAATGAAGTTTATGATGAACTTTCTATTTCTGATATTAAATGGAATGAGGTAGAACTTTCTACTGGAGAAAAATTTAAAGTTAGTAATGCTGTATATTCAAAAATATTAGAAAGTTATAAAAATCAGGAAGATAGAAAAAAAGCTTTTGAAGCACATTATAACTCTTATTTTATAAATAAAAATACTTATGCTGCTATTTATAGAGGACAAATCTTAAGAGATGTTGCTAATATGAAGGCTAAAAATTATAATTCTACTTTAGAAAAAGCTTTAGAGCCTAATAATATTTCTACAAATGTCTATCTCAACCTTATTAATTCAGCTAAAGAAAATTCTCAACCATTAAAAAAATATTTGGAACTTAGAAAAAAATATCTAAATATTTCTGAGTATCATTATTATGATAACCAAATTAAAATTGTTGACTACAAAAGAAACTTTACTTATGAAGAAGCTAAAAAAATTGTTTTAAACTCTGTAAAACCTTTAGGTGAAGATTATTATAATAATCTAAAGATTGCTATAAGCGAAGGATGGTTAGATGTTTTTGAAACTCCTAATAAAAGAAGTGGAGCTTATTCTTTAAATATATATGATGTTCATCCTTATATGCTTTTAAATTTTAATGGAACTTTAGAATCTGTATTTACATTAGCTCATGAATTAGGACATACTCTTCATAGTATGTATTCTACTAAAAATCAACCTTATTCTACTCATGATTACACTATCTTTGTTGCAGAAGTTGCTTCCACATTTAATGAAAAACTTTTACTAGATTATATGTTAAATACAGCAACTGATAAAAATGAAAGAATTGCTTTGATAGAAGAAGCTATAGGAAATATTGTTGGTACTTATTATCTTCAAAGTCTTTTTGCTAATTATGAATATGAAGCATATAAATTAGTGGAAAATGGTACTCCTGTAACTTCAGAAACTTTGGATAACATAATGGATAAGCTATTTAAAGAATATTTTGGAGATGAACTTATTATTGATGATTTACAAAAAATAATTTGGGCTAGAATTCCTCATTTCTTTAATTCTCCTTATTATGTTTATCAATATGCTACAAGTTTTTCAGCTTCATCTAAATTATATGATAAAATTTTTAATTCTTCTTACTCAAAGGAAGAAAGAAAAATTTCTAGTGAAAAATATTTAGAACTTTT contains the following coding sequences:
- a CDS encoding MATE family efflux transporter is translated as MVEEIESVEKGKKTLNMTEGSIVKILLLFSIPLILGNLLQQTYNTVDSIIVGNYVGSNALAAVGSSTIIINLLIGFSQGIAVGAGVIISQAIGAKNNKRINLSVHTAIMISIILGIILSIVGFIFTPQILKWMKTPDEIFKDSVVYLRLFSLGLVFSIVYNMEAGILNAAGNSKRSLLYLGVASVTNIFLDLLFVRGLNMGIKGVAIATNISQFISCVLALIFLLKVNDTYKVYLNKLKINKKIALNMIRVGFPTGIQSTVISFSNVLIQSSINVFGPSIIAGFGIYLKIDGFNVLPILSLSMASTTFTGQNYGGRRKDRVKKGMWITLGMGIIYSIIIGILLLTFSRPLVELFTNDEKIIQAGISAMKYFCPFYFILSMLHSLAGTVRGVGKTMPPMLILLFSMCIFRIFWINFILPLDNTINNILILYPITWTIGLILMTLYTWRAKWI
- the ruvA gene encoding Holliday junction branch migration protein RuvA, with translation MFEYLKGVISYKKLDYAVLDIGGIGYKIFISLRTYEKVNINSEAKFFIFNYIKEDEYKLIGFLEERERNLFEMLLSVKGIGMSLALSIMSSFDCETIRTLILEGDYVTLKNVPKLGEKKAQQIILDLKSKIKKMDFVSIEQALNINVNYEIEDELIMALEGLGYNKKDINKIIDKNKIKSYKNIQEAIKDTLKNLQIK
- the argS gene encoding arginine--tRNA ligase is translated as MLRIEKYIEEILKNAIEKAFPNKELKPIEITIATNEKFGDFQSNFAMMNSKIIGGNPRKIAENLVNNIPENNIIEKLEIAGPGFINIFLKNSYVSEYVRKMTTEKYQFAELNTDGDIIIDYSSPNIAKRMHIGHLRSTIIGDSVKRLCNFLGYHTVADNHIGDWGTQFGKLIVGYHKWLDKDAYQKNPIEELERVYVEFTKESEKNPELEDIAREELKKLQDGDEENYKLWQEFIKVSLEEYNKLYKRMDVHFDTYYGESFYHPIMPKVIDELVEKGLAVEDQGAKVVFFDEKENLHPCIVQKKDGAFLYSTSDIATIKFRKENYNVNKIIYLTDERQQDHFKQFFKITEMLGWDIEKVHIWFGIMRFADGVFSTRKGNVIRLEQLLDEGKKKALEIIEEKNPSLSNEEKDNIAEIVGIGAIKYADLSQNRQSPIIFEWDKILSFEGNTAPYLQYSYARIQSILRKAGELGKALDENKEIQIIDKNERVLSTYLTLFPTMALKAGEAYKPNLLTDYLFELAKKFNTFYNSCPILNQEDNILYSRLLLIDRVAKTLKEGLNLLGIKTVNRM
- the secG gene encoding preprotein translocase subunit SecG, which gives rise to MESILTILLFIFALALIILVLIQPDRSRGMSGSMGMGSANTVFGLSKDGGPLAKATKIIATLFIIIALLLYLYSAK
- a CDS encoding replication-associated recombination protein A, with product METPTLFQNNYQDIKPLALKLRPKTLEEFIGQEELLGEGKLLNKIIRTGKISNMILYGPPGCGKSSLGEIISNELNCNIENLNATTASLNDLREIVEKAKKSIELYNKKTVLFLDEIHRFNKMQQDALLSYTESGILILIGATTENPYHNLNNALLSRCLIFEFKSLERKDIEKILIKGEKYYNKILPNNIKNIILDISQGDCRIALNYLELFFNNSENENFEDIEKLFSKRKVSYHKEEDKYNIISAMIKSIRGSDPDSAVYWMGRLLYGGEDPRYIARRLVISASEDIGMANPEALVIATSAYTASEKIGMPEIRIILAHAVIYLAISSKSNSCYNSINEVLEDIKNGDMQEIPLHISDRAIGYKYPHDYDGNFVKQNYRKNTSKKYYKPGNNKFEIQIKDKLDRLWKK
- the aspS gene encoding aspartate--tRNA ligase; translation: MIYRNHNLGELRKNNIGEKVILSGWVATKRDLGGLTFVDLRDREGITQIIFDTDVASQEVVDKAQKLKTESVIRIEGEVRERYSKNPNIPTGEIEVFATSIDVLNSCDTLPFQMTDEGLSENIRLKYRYLDLRREQMINNLKKRHRMIMSIRNYMDEKGFLDVDTPLLTKSTPEGARDFLVPSRTNGGQFYALPQSPQLFKQLLMIAGVEKYFQIAKCFRDEDLRADRQPEFTQLDIEMSFVELEDVITEIEGLAKRVFKQVTGQEANYDFPRMEWKDAMDRFGSDKPDTRFGVELKDISEIVANCGFKAFSSTIADGGIVKAIVAPQVADKFSRKILDDYQEYVKRYFGAKGLAYIKLTKDGINSPIAKFLTEEEIKAIIEKVEANEGDVILIVADKVKVVHAALGALRLRIGKELNLYDKNEFKFLWVVHFPMFEYDEEEQRYKAEHHPFTSIMEEDMPRFFEGDMDIRTNTYDLVLNGNEIGGGSIRIHNPQVQEKVFEKLGLTQEQAREKFGFFIDAFKYGAPPHGGLAFGIDRWLMVMLGENSIRDVIPFPKTNKGQCLMTEAPNIVEKEQLDELFIVSTFKKEK
- the hisS gene encoding histidine--tRNA ligase, translating into MKLIKAVRGTKDIIEETAAKYSYIHRIAEDLFSAYGYSYIKTPIFEETDLFKRGIGEATDVVEKEMYTFLDRGERSITLRPEGTASVVRAYLENKIYAKEDISKFFYMGSMFRYERPQAGRQREFNQVGVEVLGEASPILDAEVIAMSYHLLEKLGITDLEVNINSVGENESRQKYRQALLNYLEPVKEHLCEDCKRRLETNPLRVLDCKVETCKKYTENTPSIIDSLSEAERNHYETVKKYLTLFGIPFVENPKLVRGLDYYSSTVFEIVTNKLGAQGTVLGGGRYDNLLKQLGDRETPAFGFAAGIERIMMLMDTIPSKETDIYVAWLGENTCDFAMKLTSILRKEGLKVAIDFNSKGMKSHMKKADKLNVNYTIIIGEDEMAKNIIVLKDFNARTQEELTIEELIKKLKK
- a CDS encoding PhoH family protein, giving the protein MRKIFILDTNILIHDPNSIYNFRGNDVFLPIEVIEEIDKLKGKQDTGINARMASRVIEEIRKKGNLSKGVELPEEIFFKVIVESGKDSIPEGLKKDSTDNSVLGMTIKIKNKFPDRKVILVTKDINLRIKADAIGIEVEDYSTDRVVYDELDKGYLEIEISKTLFDKYDKSGKIDISELNLDFEPSPNFFFIMKAGQEKTTGRVFGDKVKKFVNGDICAWGARARNDEQKFAMDLLMDDDIKAVTLVGKAGTGKTLLAIAAGLEQVVERKKYSKLYIARPIIPMGKDLGYLPGNEKEKLRPWMQPIFDNIELLSDFKGDKTGEKVITGLETMGLLKVEALTYIRGRSIPNGFIIIDEAQNLTPLEIKTIITRAGENTKIVFTGDPYQIDSPYLDTNTNGLTYMAEKLKDEKIVGHITLVKGERSPLAEISAKLL